Proteins found in one Micromonospora sp. WMMD1082 genomic segment:
- a CDS encoding septum formation family protein: protein MRRWLATLALAGAAAMVLGGCVRPGGTDGNLTNDWPALRPPTMFVPATDACLPRVTAVVQAGTYETVDCGRNHLAESVYVGTFTGAAADGPRPAPGSAALRTARAECDQRARLVLGGDWHTARLTLNIALPSVPAWDGGARWFRCDLSETDSIDNTRPVNRTGSLRGALIGDSPLVHRCFDPKLIGDSLNYMAPVLCSEPHGAEFVGVYIERDMPWQQFVDSASQAHKRCMELIAAFADVPNNSDLPYRAGSIFYPPSQREWEEGDRGVRCILWSDDRKLTGSMRGVGPRGLPVT from the coding sequence ATGCGACGGTGGCTCGCGACGCTGGCGCTGGCCGGCGCGGCGGCGATGGTGCTCGGCGGCTGTGTACGGCCCGGCGGGACGGACGGCAACCTCACCAACGACTGGCCCGCACTGCGGCCTCCGACGATGTTCGTGCCGGCCACCGACGCCTGCCTGCCCCGGGTCACCGCGGTCGTCCAGGCGGGCACCTACGAGACCGTGGACTGCGGCCGCAACCACCTCGCCGAGTCGGTCTACGTCGGCACGTTCACCGGTGCCGCCGCCGACGGTCCACGGCCGGCACCGGGGTCGGCGGCGCTGCGCACCGCCCGCGCGGAGTGCGACCAGCGGGCCCGGTTGGTGCTCGGTGGCGACTGGCACACCGCCCGGTTGACGCTCAACATCGCCCTGCCGTCGGTGCCGGCCTGGGACGGCGGCGCCCGGTGGTTCCGGTGCGACCTGAGCGAGACCGACAGCATCGACAACACCCGGCCGGTCAACCGCACCGGCAGTCTGCGCGGCGCGCTGATCGGCGACTCACCGCTGGTGCACCGCTGCTTCGATCCGAAGCTGATCGGCGACAGCCTGAACTACATGGCCCCGGTGCTGTGCAGTGAGCCGCACGGCGCCGAGTTCGTCGGGGTGTACATCGAGCGGGACATGCCCTGGCAACAGTTCGTCGACTCCGCCAGCCAGGCGCACAAGCGCTGCATGGAGCTGATCGCCGCCTTCGCCGACGTGCCCAACAACTCCGACCTGCCCTACCGTGCCGGCTCCATCTTCTACCCGCCCTCGCAGCGGGAGTGGGAGGAGGGCGACCGGGGGGTGCGCTGCATCCTGTGGAGCGACGACCGCAAGCTGACCGGCTCGATGCGCGGGGTCGGCCCACGGGGACTGCCCGTGACCTGA
- a CDS encoding response regulator gives MEPDDDRRDVILVVDDDEDIARFVEFNLRLQGFDVILAGDGQEALDLIERERPDLAVVDLMMPRVDGLELTRRLRADPMTAALPVIMLTAKGMTVDKVHGLSAGADDYLVKPFDTAELVARVSSTLRRNKEFREVSPLTGLPGNSRIRREIADRVRGGADYAVGYIDIDRFKSVNDRYGFVRGDGFISALARSLHRAVVSVALPPAFLGHVGGDDFVFVCTPEQVLPLTSLVSTDFEKAADALYDPTDRERGYVELKDRRGNIRRAALVTLSIGVAVSDADKRITNPLEAMTVASEMKTVAKSQPGSYVAVDRRRGVGDHGYRHVK, from the coding sequence GTGGAGCCCGACGACGATCGCAGGGACGTGATCCTCGTCGTCGACGACGACGAGGACATCGCCCGCTTCGTCGAGTTCAACCTGCGGCTGCAGGGCTTCGACGTGATCCTCGCCGGTGACGGCCAGGAGGCGCTCGACCTGATCGAGCGGGAACGGCCCGACCTGGCCGTGGTCGACCTGATGATGCCGCGGGTGGACGGGCTGGAGCTGACCCGGCGACTGCGCGCCGACCCGATGACCGCCGCCCTGCCGGTGATCATGCTGACCGCCAAGGGGATGACCGTGGACAAGGTCCACGGGCTCAGTGCCGGTGCCGACGACTACCTGGTCAAGCCGTTCGACACGGCGGAACTGGTGGCCCGGGTCAGCTCCACGCTGCGGCGCAACAAGGAGTTCCGGGAGGTCTCCCCGCTGACCGGCCTGCCGGGCAACAGCCGCATCCGCCGGGAGATCGCCGACCGGGTCCGGGGCGGCGCCGACTACGCCGTCGGCTACATCGACATCGACCGGTTCAAGAGCGTCAACGACCGGTACGGGTTCGTCCGGGGCGACGGCTTCATCTCCGCGCTGGCCCGTAGCCTGCACCGGGCGGTGGTCTCGGTCGCGCTGCCGCCGGCTTTCCTCGGTCACGTCGGCGGTGACGACTTCGTCTTCGTCTGCACGCCCGAGCAGGTGCTGCCGCTGACCTCCCTGGTGTCGACGGACTTCGAGAAGGCCGCGGACGCGCTCTACGATCCCACCGACCGGGAACGCGGCTACGTGGAACTGAAGGACCGCCGGGGCAACATCCGCCGGGCCGCGCTGGTCACGCTCTCCATCGGCGTCGCGGTCTCCGACGCCGACAAGCGCATCACGAATCCGCTGGAGGCGATGACCGTCGCCTCCGAGATGAAGACCGTGGCCAAGAGCCAACCCGGCTCGTACGTGGCGGTGGACCGCCGGCGCGGCGTCGGCGACCACGGTTACCGTCATGTGAAGTAG
- a CDS encoding riboflavin synthase has translation MFTGIVEELGEVVEVTPTAQDSTLVAVRGPLVTSDARHGDSIAVNGVCLTVVDVDGGVFTADVMGETLRRSALGALRAGDRVNLERAAALGSRLGGHLVQGHVDGVGEVLAREPAPKWETVRFRLPADLSRYVVEKGSITVDGVSLTVTEVGTDWFAVGLIPTTLAATTLGARTAGDPVNLEMDVLAKYVERLLGGRTANGEGVLA, from the coding sequence ATGTTCACCGGCATCGTCGAGGAACTGGGCGAGGTCGTCGAGGTCACCCCGACGGCACAGGACTCGACCCTGGTAGCGGTCCGCGGCCCGTTGGTCACCTCCGACGCGCGGCACGGCGACTCCATCGCGGTCAACGGCGTCTGCCTGACCGTGGTCGACGTCGACGGTGGGGTGTTCACCGCGGACGTGATGGGCGAGACGCTGCGCCGCTCGGCGCTGGGCGCGCTGCGCGCCGGCGACCGGGTCAACCTGGAGCGCGCCGCCGCGCTGGGCAGCCGCCTCGGTGGTCACCTGGTGCAGGGGCACGTCGACGGCGTGGGCGAGGTGCTCGCCCGCGAGCCGGCCCCGAAGTGGGAGACCGTCCGGTTCCGGCTGCCCGCCGACCTGTCCCGGTACGTGGTGGAGAAGGGGTCGATCACCGTCGACGGCGTCTCGCTGACCGTGACCGAGGTCGGCACCGACTGGTTCGCCGTCGGCCTGATCCCCACCACCCTGGCGGCGACCACGCTCGGCGCCCGGACCGCCGGCGACCCGGTCAACCTGGAGATGGACGTGCTGGCCAAGTACGTCGAGCGCCTGCTCGGCGGTCGTACCGCCAACGGAGAGGGAGTGCTGGCGTGA
- the rpe gene encoding ribulose-phosphate 3-epimerase — translation MTVPPPIVAPSILAADFSRLAEEVRAVEDAADWLHVDVMDNHFVPNLTIGLPVVQSLRAVTKLPFDVHLMITDPRRWAPGYADAGAYNVTFHAEVCDSPVALAKDLRAAGAKAGLAIDRDTPIEPYLDLLPSFDTLLIMTIKAGFGGQRFIPQLLDKVRAARRHVDAGHLELRIEVDGGIAADTIAQAAEAGADAFVAGTAVYGADDPAEAIRRLRGLAARAATGA, via the coding sequence GTGACCGTACCGCCGCCGATCGTCGCGCCCAGCATCCTCGCCGCCGATTTCTCCCGTCTCGCCGAAGAAGTCCGTGCCGTCGAGGACGCCGCGGACTGGTTGCACGTCGATGTGATGGACAACCACTTCGTGCCGAACCTCACCATCGGGCTGCCCGTGGTGCAGAGCCTGCGGGCCGTTACCAAGCTGCCCTTCGACGTGCACCTGATGATCACCGACCCGCGCCGGTGGGCGCCGGGCTACGCGGACGCGGGGGCGTACAACGTCACCTTCCACGCCGAGGTCTGCGACAGCCCGGTGGCCCTGGCCAAGGACCTGCGGGCGGCGGGCGCCAAGGCGGGGCTGGCGATCGACCGGGACACCCCGATCGAGCCGTACCTCGACCTGTTGCCGAGCTTCGACACGCTGCTGATCATGACGATCAAGGCCGGGTTCGGCGGGCAGCGGTTCATCCCGCAGCTGCTGGACAAGGTCCGTGCCGCCCGGCGGCACGTCGACGCCGGTCATCTGGAACTGCGCATCGAGGTCGACGGCGGGATCGCCGCCGACACCATCGCGCAGGCGGCCGAGGCGGGTGCCGACGCCTTCGTCGCCGGCACCGCCGTCTACGGCGCCGACGATCCCGCCGAGGCGATACGCCGGCTCCGGGGCCTGGCGGCGCGCGCGGCGACCGGGGCCTGA
- a CDS encoding AAA family ATPase translates to MTVRQSIVFNGDLGSGKSTVSVEIAKRLGLRRVSVGDLYRTMAQERQMTALQLNLHAELDQAVDGYVDQLQRDIAASGESLVMDSRLAWHFFTDALKVHMITEPGEAARRVLLRPSGPAESYTSLEEAKAKLRERSESERGRFLVRYGVDKARLRNYDLICDTTRAPADEVIERIVEAYEGRLAPDVLRGAPPLLLLDPGRVYPTEDIAGLRGLWDSTFVGEVAAAGETGLEPIEIGYTGEYFFVVNGHRRLSAALRNGFRLVPGRLVAEVDEPVVGGVSAIDYFAAQARPSLIHDWEAAHDIRLPLPEHALLAGDAVLAGESGVAG, encoded by the coding sequence GTGACCGTTCGTCAGTCGATCGTCTTCAACGGTGACCTCGGCAGCGGCAAGAGCACCGTCTCGGTCGAGATCGCCAAGCGGCTCGGCCTGCGCCGGGTCAGCGTCGGCGACCTCTACCGGACGATGGCCCAGGAGCGGCAGATGACCGCGCTCCAGCTGAACCTGCACGCCGAGCTGGACCAGGCCGTCGACGGCTACGTCGACCAGCTCCAGCGCGACATCGCCGCCTCCGGTGAGAGCCTCGTCATGGACTCCCGGCTGGCCTGGCACTTCTTCACCGACGCGCTCAAGGTGCACATGATCACCGAGCCGGGTGAGGCCGCCCGGCGGGTGCTGCTGCGCCCCTCCGGACCGGCGGAGAGCTACACCTCGTTGGAGGAGGCGAAGGCCAAGCTCCGGGAGCGCAGCGAGAGCGAGCGCGGCCGGTTCCTGGTCCGGTACGGCGTGGACAAGGCCCGGCTGCGCAACTACGACCTGATCTGCGACACCACCCGGGCCCCGGCCGACGAGGTGATCGAGCGCATCGTCGAGGCGTACGAGGGACGGCTGGCGCCCGACGTGCTGCGCGGCGCGCCGCCGCTGCTGCTGCTCGACCCGGGCCGGGTGTACCCGACCGAGGACATCGCCGGCCTGCGCGGCCTCTGGGACTCGACGTTCGTCGGTGAGGTCGCCGCCGCCGGTGAAACGGGCCTGGAGCCGATCGAGATCGGCTACACCGGTGAGTACTTCTTCGTGGTCAACGGGCACCGCCGGCTCAGCGCCGCGCTGCGCAACGGATTCCGGCTGGTGCCCGGCCGGTTGGTCGCCGAGGTCGACGAGCCCGTGGTGGGTGGCGTGAGCGCGATCGACTACTTCGCCGCGCAGGCCCGGCCGAGCCTGATCCACGACTGGGAGGCCGCCCACGACATCCGCCTGCCGTTGCCGGAGCACGCCCTGCTCGCCGGCGACGCGGTGCTGGCCGGAGAGTCCGGCGTCGCCGGCTGA
- the def gene encoding peptide deformylase: MTVQPIRLFGDPVLRTPADPVVDFDVELRKLIADLTDTMREQSGAGLAAPQLGVGLRVFTFDVDDVLGHLVNPVLEFPDAEEQDGPEGCLSIPGLYFDTKRRQNVIAKGFNGHGDPLQIVGTGLMARCVQHETDHLDGVLFVDRLDPAGRKEAMKAIRQAEWYDDAAPPTVKLSPHAAGSPFGLGR; the protein is encoded by the coding sequence GTGACCGTCCAGCCCATCCGTCTGTTCGGGGATCCGGTGCTGCGCACGCCGGCCGATCCGGTGGTCGACTTCGACGTCGAGCTGCGCAAGCTCATCGCCGACCTGACCGACACCATGCGTGAGCAGAGCGGCGCCGGTCTGGCCGCGCCGCAGCTCGGCGTGGGCCTGCGGGTGTTCACCTTCGACGTCGACGACGTGCTCGGTCACCTGGTCAACCCGGTGCTGGAGTTCCCGGACGCCGAGGAGCAGGACGGCCCCGAGGGCTGCCTCTCCATCCCCGGGCTCTACTTCGACACCAAGCGCCGGCAGAACGTGATCGCCAAGGGCTTCAACGGCCACGGCGACCCGTTGCAGATCGTCGGCACCGGGCTGATGGCGCGCTGCGTGCAGCACGAGACCGACCACCTCGACGGGGTGCTCTTCGTCGACCGGCTGGATCCGGCCGGTCGCAAGGAGGCGATGAAGGCGATCCGGCAGGCCGAGTGGTACGACGACGCCGCGCCGCCGACGGTCAAGCTGAGCCCGCACGCCGCCGGCAGCCCGTTCGGCCTGGGGCGGTGA
- a CDS encoding transcription antitermination factor NusB, with the protein MRDTAARRGAERRGPRPGRPAVDMPRHAAYEAVAAVHRDDAYANLVLPAILREAGLTGRDAAFATELTYGTLRHLGTLDAILTAAAGRDVQRIDPPVRDALRIGAYQLLHTRVPAHAAVSSTVDLVRTVGQGATGFANAVLREVAGRDADEWVARLAPPIETDPVGHLALAYSHPQWIVRAFREALGGDLGETTRLLIEDNVRPPVHLCARPGLADPVELADEVGGAPGAFSPYAVYLGGGAPGELAAVADGRAHVQDEGSQLVADALATAPLDGPDGRWLDLCAGPGGKSGLLGALAAQRDARLTAVEVAEHRARLVESATRGLPVTVLNTDGRLVGSETKLPEEHFDRVLVDAPCTGLGSLRRRPESRWRRQPSDLSALTRLQRELLAAGLRAARPGGVVAYVTCSPHTVETHVTVTEAARRSGVPVDFVDARPLLPAGMPGLGDGPTVQLWPHRHGTDAMFLAVLRRT; encoded by the coding sequence GTGAGGGACACCGCAGCCCGTCGGGGCGCGGAGCGCCGGGGCCCACGCCCGGGGCGGCCGGCGGTCGACATGCCACGGCACGCGGCGTACGAGGCGGTCGCGGCGGTGCACCGTGACGACGCGTACGCGAACCTGGTCCTGCCGGCGATCCTGCGTGAGGCGGGGCTGACCGGCCGGGACGCCGCCTTCGCCACCGAGCTGACCTACGGCACGCTGCGTCATCTCGGCACCCTCGACGCGATCCTCACCGCCGCGGCCGGTCGCGACGTGCAACGGATCGACCCGCCGGTACGCGACGCGTTGCGCATCGGCGCGTACCAGTTGCTGCACACCCGGGTGCCGGCGCACGCGGCCGTCTCGTCCACCGTCGACCTGGTCCGGACGGTCGGCCAGGGGGCCACCGGTTTCGCCAACGCGGTGCTGCGCGAGGTCGCCGGGCGCGACGCCGACGAGTGGGTGGCCCGGCTGGCGCCGCCGATCGAGACCGATCCGGTCGGGCACCTCGCCCTGGCCTACAGCCATCCACAGTGGATCGTACGGGCGTTCCGGGAGGCTCTCGGCGGCGATCTCGGCGAGACCACCCGTCTGCTGATCGAGGACAACGTCCGTCCGCCGGTGCACCTGTGTGCCCGGCCGGGCCTGGCCGACCCGGTCGAGCTGGCCGACGAGGTGGGTGGTGCGCCCGGCGCCTTCTCGCCGTACGCCGTCTATCTCGGCGGTGGCGCGCCGGGTGAGCTGGCGGCGGTGGCCGACGGCCGCGCCCACGTCCAGGACGAGGGCTCCCAACTGGTGGCGGACGCGCTCGCCACGGCCCCGCTGGACGGCCCGGACGGCCGCTGGCTCGACCTGTGCGCCGGGCCGGGCGGCAAGTCGGGACTGCTCGGCGCGTTGGCGGCGCAGCGGGACGCGCGGCTGACCGCGGTGGAGGTGGCCGAGCACCGCGCCCGGCTGGTCGAGAGCGCGACCCGAGGGCTGCCGGTGACCGTGCTGAACACCGACGGTCGGCTGGTGGGCAGCGAGACGAAGCTGCCGGAGGAGCACTTCGACCGGGTGCTGGTCGACGCGCCGTGCACCGGCCTCGGTTCACTGCGCCGCCGGCCGGAGTCGCGCTGGCGGCGCCAGCCGTCCGACCTGTCCGCCCTGACCCGGTTGCAGCGCGAGCTGCTCGCGGCCGGGCTGCGGGCGGCCCGCCCGGGCGGGGTGGTGGCCTACGTGACCTGCTCACCGCACACAGTGGAGACCCACGTCACGGTGACCGAGGCGGCCCGCCGCAGCGGCGTGCCGGTGGACTTCGTCGACGCCCGGCCGCTGCTGCCGGCCGGGATGCCGGGGCTCGGCGACGGGCCGACGGTGCAGCTCTGGCCGCACCGGCACGGCACCGACGCCATGTTCCTCGCCGTGCTGCGCCGCACCTGA
- the ribD gene encoding bifunctional diaminohydroxyphosphoribosylaminopyrimidine deaminase/5-amino-6-(5-phosphoribosylamino)uracil reductase RibD, which yields MASVSVDEAMRRAIELAARGLGTTSPNPVVGCVLLDADGEVVGEGFHAYAGGPHAEIVALAQAGQRAKGGTAVVTLEPCDHTGRTGPCSTALVQAGVARVVIAVPDPNPLATGGAATLRAAGVRVDLGVRGAEAESGNVAWLTAMRRSWPYVIWKYAATLDGRSAAADGTSMWITSEAARMDVHALRATVDAVVIGVGTVLADDPRLTVRNLRDGSLAIRQPLRVVVDSKGRTPADARVRDGAARTWVATTAELGTGPDGGVDLPALLAALHGRGVRAVLLEGGPRLAGAFLAAGLVDRVVGYLAPRLLGAGPAALVDAGVTTIAAAIDLEITDVTQVGPDLRITALPRKREG from the coding sequence ATGGCGAGCGTCTCCGTGGACGAGGCGATGCGTCGCGCGATCGAACTCGCGGCGCGCGGGCTCGGCACGACCAGTCCCAACCCGGTGGTCGGGTGTGTGCTGCTCGACGCCGACGGCGAGGTGGTCGGCGAGGGCTTCCACGCGTACGCCGGGGGACCGCACGCCGAGATCGTCGCGCTGGCCCAGGCCGGCCAGCGGGCCAAGGGCGGCACCGCGGTGGTCACCCTGGAACCCTGCGACCACACCGGCCGCACCGGTCCCTGCAGCACCGCACTGGTCCAGGCCGGGGTGGCCCGCGTCGTCATCGCGGTACCGGACCCCAACCCGCTCGCCACCGGCGGCGCCGCCACACTGCGGGCCGCCGGGGTCCGGGTCGACCTGGGAGTACGCGGCGCCGAGGCGGAGAGCGGCAACGTGGCCTGGTTGACCGCCATGCGCCGGAGCTGGCCGTACGTGATCTGGAAGTACGCGGCGACCCTCGACGGCCGCTCCGCGGCGGCCGACGGCACCAGCATGTGGATCACGTCCGAGGCGGCCCGGATGGACGTGCACGCGCTGCGGGCCACGGTCGACGCGGTGGTCATCGGCGTGGGCACGGTGCTCGCCGACGACCCCCGGCTCACCGTGCGTAACCTGCGCGACGGCAGCCTGGCCATCCGGCAGCCGCTGCGGGTGGTGGTCGACTCGAAGGGGCGTACCCCGGCCGACGCCCGGGTCCGTGACGGCGCCGCCCGCACCTGGGTCGCCACCACCGCCGAGCTGGGCACCGGCCCGGACGGCGGCGTCGACCTGCCCGCGCTGCTGGCGGCCCTGCACGGCCGGGGGGTGCGGGCCGTGCTGCTGGAGGGTGGCCCGCGCCTGGCCGGGGCGTTCCTCGCCGCCGGCCTGGTCGACCGGGTCGTCGGCTACCTCGCCCCCCGGCTGCTCGGCGCCGGGCCGGCCGCCCTGGTCGACGCCGGTGTGACCACCATCGCCGCGGCCATCGATCTGGAGATCACCGATGTTACGCAGGTCGGTCCCGACCTGCGGATCACCGCGCTGCCCCGGAAGAGGGAGGGCTAG
- the fmt gene encoding methionyl-tRNA formyltransferase: MRVIFAGTPAVAVPALAAVADSRHDLVAVVTRPDAPAGRGRGLARSPVGAWADEHGVEVLTPARPREPEFLDRLRELSPDCVPVVAYGALVPPVALEIPRHGWVNLHFSLLPAWRGAAPVQHAVLHGDELTGASVFQLEEGLDTGPVYGTLTDEIRPADTSGDLLARLAHSGAGLLVAVLDALADGTARAEPQPADGVTLAPKLTVDDARVRWTDPAFAVDRRIRACTPAPGPWTTFRGERVKLGPVTPATDAPALKPGELLVTKAEVLAGTATTPVRLGEVRAAGKRAMPATDWARGVRVSAGEEFA; encoded by the coding sequence GTGCGTGTGATCTTCGCCGGTACGCCGGCCGTCGCCGTCCCCGCCCTGGCCGCCGTGGCCGACTCCCGGCACGACCTGGTGGCCGTGGTCACCCGGCCCGACGCGCCCGCCGGCCGGGGCCGTGGCCTGGCCCGCTCCCCGGTCGGCGCGTGGGCCGACGAGCACGGCGTCGAGGTGCTGACCCCGGCCCGTCCGCGCGAGCCGGAGTTCCTGGACCGGCTGCGCGAGCTGTCGCCCGACTGCGTGCCGGTGGTGGCCTACGGCGCGCTCGTGCCGCCGGTCGCGCTGGAGATCCCCCGGCACGGCTGGGTGAACCTGCACTTCTCGCTGCTGCCCGCCTGGCGCGGCGCCGCGCCCGTGCAGCACGCCGTGCTGCACGGCGACGAGCTGACCGGGGCCAGCGTGTTCCAACTGGAGGAGGGGCTGGACACCGGTCCGGTCTACGGCACGCTCACCGACGAGATCCGGCCCGCCGACACCTCCGGCGACCTGTTGGCGCGGTTGGCCCACAGCGGCGCCGGGCTGCTGGTGGCGGTGCTGGACGCGCTGGCCGACGGCACCGCCCGGGCCGAGCCGCAGCCCGCGGACGGGGTCACCCTCGCGCCGAAGCTCACCGTCGACGACGCCCGCGTGCGCTGGACCGACCCGGCCTTCGCGGTCGACCGGCGGATCCGCGCCTGCACCCCGGCACCCGGCCCGTGGACGACCTTCCGGGGCGAGCGGGTGAAACTCGGTCCGGTCACCCCGGCCACCGACGCCCCCGCCCTCAAGCCCGGCGAACTGCTGGTCACCAAGGCCGAGGTGCTGGCCGGCACGGCCACCACGCCGGTCCGGCTCGGCGAGGTGCGGGCGGCGGGCAAGCGGGCCATGCCGGCGACCGACTGGGCGCGCGGCGTCCGGGTCAGCGCCGGGGAGGAGTTCGCGTGA
- a CDS encoding septum formation family protein yields the protein MTGVALGAVVTMALAGCTRPAGTDGDLVDDWAPMSAPAVFTPDPGTCHTQPQDVGYLSAYAPVDCTSPHRAETLHVGTLTDAGGARPPATGSAGMRAAFGECDREVRTALGGDWRSGRIGLTVVLPSPQAWTGGARWFRCDVHELRGLDTPVPVRRTASLTGALDGSSPLRHGCFDARTDGDDVTEMVAVGCTARHRAEFVGLWRAPDTSWSAFLKETARVHRGCRSAIARYAKVPDDGNLQYRVGTIFYHPSEGEWRSGNRSVQCFLWINDRTLTRSVKGAGTGALPIS from the coding sequence CTGACCGGAGTCGCGCTGGGTGCCGTGGTGACGATGGCGCTGGCCGGCTGCACGCGGCCGGCCGGCACCGACGGTGACCTGGTCGACGACTGGGCGCCGATGAGTGCTCCGGCGGTGTTCACGCCGGATCCCGGCACGTGCCACACCCAGCCCCAGGACGTCGGCTATCTCAGCGCGTACGCACCGGTGGACTGCACCTCGCCGCACCGCGCCGAGACCCTGCACGTCGGGACGCTCACCGACGCGGGCGGGGCGCGTCCACCGGCGACCGGCAGCGCGGGGATGCGCGCCGCGTTCGGCGAGTGCGACCGCGAGGTCCGTACGGCGCTGGGTGGCGACTGGCGCAGCGGTCGGATCGGGCTCACCGTCGTCCTGCCGTCGCCCCAGGCGTGGACCGGTGGGGCCCGCTGGTTCCGCTGCGACGTGCACGAGCTGCGGGGACTCGACACCCCCGTGCCCGTCCGGCGGACCGCCAGCCTGACCGGCGCGCTGGACGGATCGTCGCCGCTGCGGCACGGCTGTTTCGACGCCCGGACCGACGGCGACGACGTGACCGAGATGGTCGCCGTCGGGTGCACCGCCCGGCACCGGGCCGAGTTCGTCGGCCTCTGGCGGGCGCCCGACACCAGCTGGTCGGCGTTCCTGAAGGAGACCGCGCGGGTGCACCGGGGCTGCCGCAGCGCCATCGCCCGCTACGCCAAGGTGCCGGACGACGGCAATCTCCAGTACCGCGTCGGCACCATCTTCTACCACCCGTCCGAAGGCGAGTGGCGCAGCGGCAACCGGTCGGTGCAGTGCTTCCTCTGGATCAACGACCGCACCCTGACCCGCTCGGTGAAGGGCGCCGGCACCGGGGCGCTGCCGATCAGCTGA